Proteins encoded in a region of the Sugiyamaella lignohabitans strain CBS 10342 chromosome B, complete sequence genome:
- the GRE2 gene encoding methylglyoxal reductase (NADPH-dependent) GRE2 (3-methylbutanal reductase and NADPH-dependent methylglyoxal reductase; stress induced (osmotic, ionic, oxidative, heat shock and heavy metals); regulated by the HOG pathway; restores resistance to glycolaldehyde by coupling reduction of glycolaldehyde to ethylene glycol and oxidation of NADPH to NADP+; protein abundance increases in response to DNA replication stress; methylglyoxal reductase (NADPH-dependent) is also known as D-lactaldehyde dehydrogenase; GO_component: GO:0005737 - cytoplasm [Evidence IEA,IEA]; GO_component: GO:0005737 - cytoplasm [Evidence IDA] [PMID 12206772]; GO_component: GO:0005634 - nucleus [Evidence IEA,IEA]; GO_component: GO:0005634 - nucleus [Evidence IDA] [PMID 12206772]; GO_function: GO:0046568 - 3-methylbutanol:NAD(P) oxidoreductase activity [Evidence IEA]; GO_function: GO:0046568 - 3-methylbutanol:NAD(P) oxidoreductase activity [Evidence IMP] [PMID 16999827]; GO_function: GO:0003824 - catalytic activity [Evidence IEA]; GO_function: GO:0050662 - coenzyme binding [Evidence IEA]; GO_function: GO:0043892 - methylglyoxal reductase (NADPH-dependent) activity [Evidence IEA]; GO_function: GO:0043892 - methylglyoxal reductase (NADPH-dependent) activity [Evidence IDA] [PMID 12722185]; GO_function: GO:0016491 - oxidoreductase activity [Evidence IEA]; GO_process: GO:0044237 - cellular metabolic process [Evidence IEA]; GO_process: GO:0008204 - ergosterol metabolic process [Evidence IGI,IMP] [PMID 16598690]; GO_process: GO:0030447 - filamentous growth [Evidence IMP] [PMID 16999827]; GO_process: GO:0055114 - oxidation-reduction process [Evidence IEA]): protein MQAAKDVGTVKRVVLTSSFASVIDVDRGAGPGFTYTGKDWNPLTYEEACKGDAVIAYRGSKKFAELAAWDFVKENANSINFDLVTHCPPMTFGEVCHPIKGHKDLNVSNAVLWSIVEGVDPLPVSRVPVWINVGDLAKAHVNSLLIPEVGGRRYVPASPEKFSYQKIADIIREKFPWAKSRVTKGNPNEPIPESYDLDSQAVTDDLGVTFTSLEETIYKAIYQFALWEGSGISKEELAEMIEDANKR from the coding sequence ATGCAAGCTGCTAAAGACGTAGGTACAGTTAAACGAGTTGTTCTCACATCGTCATTTGCTTCAGTTATTGATGTTGATAGAGGTGCTGGTCCTGGATTTACATACACTGGTAAGGACTGGAACCCACTGACATATGAAGAGGCTTGTAAAGGAGACGCCGTCATCGCTTATCGAGGTTCAAAGAAATTTGCAGAGTTAGCAGCATGGGATTTCGTCAAAGAGAATGCAAACTCTATTAATTTCGATTTGGTAACTCACTGTCCGCCTATGACTTTTGGTGAAGTCTGTCATCCGATCAAGGGTCACAAGGACTTGAATGTATCCAATGCAGTTCTATGGAGTATCGTTGAAGGGGTTGATCCTCTACCAGTTTCCCGTGTACCAGTTTGGATCAATGTTGGGGACCTTGCTAAGGCTCACGTAAACTCGCTTCTTATTCCTGAAGTTGGCGGCAGAAGATATGTCCCAGCGTCACCCGAAAAGTTCAGCTACCAGAAAATTGCCGATATAATCCGAGAGAAGTTTCCATGGGCCAAAAGTCGTGTGACAAAGGGCAATCCTAATGAGCCAATCCCAGAAAGTTATGACCTCGACAGTCAGGCTGTTACTGATGATCTTGGTGTCACCTTCACAAGTCTTGAAGAAACGATTTACAAAGCAATTTATCAGTTTGCACTTTGGGAAGGATCGGGTATATCTAAAGAAGAGTTAGCTGAAATGATCGAAGATGCAAACAAAAGATAA
- the ERG7 gene encoding lanosterol synthase ERG7 (Lanosterol synthase; an essential enzyme that catalyzes the cyclization of squalene 2,3-epoxide, a step in ergosterol biosynthesis; GO_component: GO:0005783 - endoplasmic reticulum [Evidence IEA]; GO_component: GO:0005789 - endoplasmic reticulum membrane [Evidence IEA]; GO_component: GO:0005811 - lipid particle [Evidence IEA,IEA]; GO_component: GO:0005811 - lipid particle [Evidence IDA] [PMID 10515935]; GO_component: GO:0005811 - lipid particle [Evidence IDA] [PMID 11706015]; GO_component: GO:0005811 - lipid particle [Evidence IDA] [PMID 24868093]; GO_component: GO:0016020 - membrane [Evidence IEA]; GO_function: GO:0003824 - catalytic activity [Evidence IEA]; GO_function: GO:0016866 - intramolecular transferase activity [Evidence IEA]; GO_function: GO:0016853 - isomerase activity [Evidence IEA]; GO_function: GO:0000250 - lanosterol synthase activity [Evidence IEA]; GO_function: GO:0000250 - lanosterol synthase activity [Evidence IMP] [PMID 18842050]; GO_process: GO:0006696 - ergosterol biosynthetic process [Evidence IMP] [PMID 200835]; GO_process: GO:0006629 - lipid metabolic process [Evidence IEA]; GO_process: GO:0006694 - steroid biosynthetic process [Evidence IEA]): protein MTDSGSFLLPSERYGLPQTDLTRWRLATDEFGRQVWQYLQDGDDEPDATSFVKHQLGLPGFKSNPVKIAADGRKLSAHDAAYNAFAFLSTLQDSSGIFPCQYGGPMFMLIGYVVAKYFTDTPFSEEERVEICRYLVNRAHPVDGGWGLHSYDKSTAFGTTINYVILRILGMPRDHPAIVKARKTLRALGGAIGNPHWGKAYLAILNLYGWEGVNPAPPELWSLPYAVPIHPGRWWVHTRAIYLPLSYLSSNRVKLPLNPLLRELREEIYTGPYDSIDFSSHRDTVCGVDLYYPHSSVLNVINRVLVFYEKHIRPDWLLKYSNKYVAELVEKDLENTDHLAIAPVSNAMNALVMYITHGRESPLFQRFLFRWSDFKYMSKEGMFMCGTNGVQVWDVAFALQYCVVAGLAEYPEFKDTLIRGYRFLLRSQFTENCVEGSYRDTRKGGFPFSTKIQGFTVSDCTAEAVKAILMVQNLPGFEFLKDEILSQNLYDAIDVLISIQNKGVFHYGSFASYEKIKGPEFLELLNPAEVFGNIMIEYPYVECTDSSVLGLVYFRKYSDYRADEIDEAIAIALDYIISYQNPDGSWYGSWGVCYTYAGMFAVEALQTQGYNYENFPVVKRACDFIVKHQELDGGWAESFRSCELHTYVRDTESQVVQTAWAAIMLLLAEYPDRSIISRAIDFLISKQNSDGSYSWNHVEGVFNHSW, encoded by the coding sequence ATGACCGACTCTGGATCTTTCTTGCTACCCTCTGAGAGGTATGGTCTGCCTCAAACCGATCTCACACGCTGGAGGCTCGCCACTGATGAGTTTGGCAGGCAGGTTTGGCAGTATTTGCAGGATGGAGATGACGAACCTGATGCAACTTCATTCGTTAAACATCAACTAGGACTTCCTGGTTTCAAGTCTAATCCTGTGAAAATTGCAGCCGATGGAAGAAAATTAAGCGCACATGATGCCGCTTACAATGCATTTGCCTTTCTGTCTACCCTTCAGGATAGCAGCGGAATTTTCCCCTGCCAGTATGGTGGTCCCATGTTCATGTTAATAGGATACGTTGTCGCGAAATATTTCACTGATACGCCATTTAGTGAGGAAGAAAGGGTTGAAATCTGCCGGTATCTAGTCAACAGAGCACATCCTGTAGATGGTGGCTGGGGTCTTCATAGTTACGATAAAAGCACTGCTTTTGGAACCACTATCAACTACGTTATTTTGCGCATTTTAGGAATGCCTCGTGATCATCCAGCTATTGTCAAAGCTCGGAAAACTCTTCGAGCTTTAGGTGGTGCTATCGGAAATCCACATTGGGGGAAGGCTTATTTGGCAATTCTCAATCTTTATGGATGGGAAGGTGTAAATCCGGCCCCTCCAGAACTCTGGTCCCTACCTTATGCTGTGCCGATACATCCAGGTCGGTGGTGGGTTCACACTCGAGCAATTTATCTACCATTAAGCTATCTGTCTTCCAACAGGGTAAAGCTTCCGCTTAATCCTCTCTTAAGGGAGCTCCGAGAGGAAATATACACAGGGCCCTATGATTCGATCGATTTCTCTAGTCATCGAGATACTGTTTGCGGTGTAGATCTTTACTATCCACACTCCTCGGTTTTGAATGTTATTAACCGTGTACTTGTATTTTATGAGAAGCATATTCGTCCCGATTGGCTTTTGAAGTACAGTAACAAATATGTGGCAGAGTTGGTTGAGAAAGACCTTGAGAACACCGACCATCTGGCTATTGCTCCTGTGAGTAATGCTATGAATGCCCTTGTGATGTATATAACACATGGTCGTGAATCTCCTTTATTTCAAAGATTTTTGTTTCGGTGGTCTGATTTCAAATATATGAGCAAGGAGGGCATGTTTATGTGTGGAACAAATGGTGTGCAGGTATGGGACGTGGCCTTTGCTTTGCAATATTGCGTAGTTGCAGGGCTAGCTGAATATCCTGAATTCAAGGATACGTTGATTCGTGGATATAGGTTCTTATTGCGGTCTCAGTTTACGGAGAACTGCGTAGAAGGGAGTTATAGAGATACCCGAAAGGGGGGGTTCCCATTTTCAACTAAAATCCAAGGCTTCACCGTCAGTGACTGCACTGCTGAGGCTGTTAAAGCAATTTTGATGGTGCAAAACTTGCCAGGTTTTGAATTCTTAAAAGATGAAATTCTTTCCCAGAACCTCTATGACGCTATTGACGTGCTTATTTCAATTCAAAACAAGGGTGTCTTTCATTACGGATCATTTGCATCTTATGAAAAAATTAAGGGTCCTGAGTTTTTGGAACTACTTAACCCTGCAGAAGTTTTTGGAAATATTATGATTGAGTATCCTTACGTAGAGTGTACTGATTCTTCGGTATTGGGTCTGGTCTACTTTCGTAAATACTCTGATTATAGAGcagatgaaattgatgaagctaTTGCCATAGCTCTCGACTATATTATCAGCTATCAGAATCCTGACGGTAGTTGGTATGGCTCTTGGGGTGTTTGTTATACGTATGCAGGGATGTTCGCTGTGGAAGCACTGCAGACTCAAGGGTACAATTACGAAAACTTCCCAGTGGTTAAAAGGGCTTGTGACTTTATAGTTAAGCATCAGGAACTTGACGGGGGTTGGGCTGAGAGCTTTCGTTCGTGTGAGTTACACACCTACGTTCGAGATACCGAGAGTCAAGTTGTTCAGACTGCATGGGCTGCGATCATGTTACTGCTTGCAGAATACCCTGATAGATCTATTATTAGCAGGGCCATTGACTTTTTGATCAGTAAGCAGAATTCTGATGGATCCTATAGCTGGAATCATGTTGAAGGCGTCTTCAATCATTCATGGTAA
- the STL1 gene encoding glucose-inactivated glycerol proton symporter STL1: protein MKDRQEEGLVALSTLLGKDLNSEEVLRERDNILESILEEREHFVPVIDVILCRDKTQNLRRMVLGCGTMAMQQLSGVNGLGYYMPTLLTDIGLTGVSSRAFTAGYNTMYLISAFCCLLIIDRAGRRPMLFAGSIGMTIAYLLAAFSILGFQQHPEHKNSLQKLTISSFFIYYFCYGMTYAKLPWCILSEIPAISHRTAAAGAATATNWIGSFIVTQFTPPGVKNLNIWGFYLLFACFCISFLPISYFFYPETMNRTLEDIDEIFFESKSIFVFRNKNLTQRKRPQAYIDRENQRIENMRAARMEERKLSVEYVDHPVEHKA, encoded by the coding sequence ATGAAGGATcgccaagaagaaggcttAGTTGCATTATCTACGCTTTTAGGCAAAGACCTCAATAGCGAAGAAGTCTTGCGCGAGAGAGACaatattcttgaatccATCCTAGAAGAGCGAGAACATTTTGTTCCTGTCATTGATGTTATTCTTTGTCGCGacaaaacacaaaaccTAAGAAGAATGGTGTTGGGTTGTGGTACAATGGCCATGCAACAACTTTCAGGTGTAAACGGATTGGGTTATTATATGCCAACGTTGTTAACAGACATCGGCCTGACAGGGGTCTCGTCGCGAGCTTTCACAGCTGGCTATAATACAATGTACTTGATCTCTGCCTTCTGCTGTCTTTTGATTATAGACAGGGCAGGAAGACGTCCAATGCTATTTGCAGGTTCAATTGGCATGACTATTGCTTACCTTCTTGCTGCTTTTTCTATTCTTGGATTCCAACAACACCCGGAGCACAAAAATTCGCTACAGAAGCTTACAATCTCAAGTTTCTTTATTTACTATTTCTGCTATGGTATGACTTATGCTAAGCTTCCATGGTGTATATTGTCAGAGATACCAGCCATCTCTCATAGGACAGCTGCCGCTGGCGCAGCTACTGCAACTAATTGGATAGGTTCGTTTATCGTAACTCAATTCACACCGCCTGGAGTTAAGAATCTTAACATTTGGGGTTTCTATCTTTTGTTTGCTTGTTTCTGTATTTCCTTCTTGCCTATTAGTTACTTCTTCTATCCTGAGACTATGAACAGAACTCTGGAAGACATTGATGAAATCTTCTTCGAATCTAAATCTATCTTTGTattcagaaacaaaaacctTACTCAACGCAAGCGACCTCAAGCTTATATTGACCGTGAGAACCAGAGAATTGAAAACATGAGAGCAGCTAGGATGGAAGAGAGAAAATTGAGTGTTGAATATGTTGACCACCCCGTTGAACATAAAGCTTAA
- a CDS encoding Enolase, whose product MGKTWRYMVSDSQYRWIGPEKGVTHLGMAGVMNAVWDLWAKTLGIPVWRVVANMTPEEFVRCIDFRYITDVLTPEEAVNILKDVEATKAERIQEALENQSVPAYTTSAGWLAFDGDKMKKVLKETIDQGFTIFKFKVGSNLESDKARLKAVRDIIGYSDKYQIMIDANQVWSVPEAIEWMGHLVKYKPVFIEEPTSPDDILGHAAIRKALAPYGVGVATGEMAQNRVTFKQLFQAEATDVAQIDAVRLGSVNECMAVMLMARKFGVPTVPHNGAMGLTELTAHLANIDYICVSAKKSMLENADSYSENLMHPSVIKNAYYVTPVQPGYSVGYKPGVLEKYVYPNGKFWTSSIGEKIKNAPKGGEGLI is encoded by the coding sequence ATGGGTAAAACTTGGAGATACATGGTTTCTGACTCACAATATAGATGGATTGGACCTGAGAAGGGAGTTACTCATCTGGGCATGGCCGGAGTCATGAATGCGGTTTGGGATCTTTGGGCGAAGACATTGGGTATCCCAGTTTGGCGAGTTGTTGCCAATATGACCCCTGAAGAATTCGTCAGATGTATTGATTTCAGGTATATCACAGACGTACTTACACCTGAAGAGGCTGTTAATATTCTTAAGGATGTGGAAGCTACCAAAGCCGAGCGAATTCAAGAGGCATTGGAAAATCAGTCGGTTCCTGCATACACCACGTCTGCAGGATGGCTAGCTTTTGATGGTgataaaatgaaaaaggTATTAAAGGAGACAATTGATCAAGGATTCactattttcaagttcaaggTGGGTTCTAATTTGGAGTCTGACAAAGCACGTCTGAAGGCAGTGCGTGATATTATAGGCTACTCTGACAAGTATCAAATCATGATTGATGCCAACCAAGTCTGGAGTGTACCTGAAGCTATTGAATGGATGGGCCACCTTGTAAAGTATAAACCTGTCTTTATTGAAGAACCAACTTCTCCTGATGATATCTTGGGTCATGCTGCCATTAGAAAGGCACTGGCGCCATACGGTGTCGGTGTAGCCACTGGAGAAATGGCACAAAACAGAGTTACATTTAAGCAGCTTTTCCAGGCCGAAGCAACGGATGTTGCTCAGATTGATGCTGTGAGACTGGGAAGCGTTAATGAATGTATGGCTGTAATGCTAATGGCGAGAAAGTTTGGTGTACCAACTGTCCCCCACAATGGAGCTATGGGTCTCACAGAATTGACTGCTCATCTTGCGAATATTGATTACATTTGCGTATCTGCGAAGAAGTCAATGCTAGAAAATGCGGACAGTTATAGTGAAAACCTTATGCATCCATCGGTTATCAAGAACGCTTACTATGTTACGCCAGTCCAGCCAGGCTATTCTGTTGGCTACAAGCCTGGGGTGTTAGAGAAGTATGTATACCCAAACGGCAAGTTTTGGACTTCTTCTATTGGtgagaagatcaagaacGCCCCTAAAGGTGGGGAGGGTCTAATTTAG
- the PTH1 gene encoding Pth1p (One of two mitochondrially-localized peptidyl-tRNA hydrolases; dispensable for respiratory growth on rich medium, but required for respiratory growth on minimal medium; see also PTH2; GO_component: GO:0005739 - mitochondrion [Evidence IEA,IEA]; GO_component: GO:0005739 - mitochondrion [Evidence IDA] [PMID 14562095]; GO_component: GO:0005739 - mitochondrion [Evidence IDA] [PMID 14576278]; GO_component: GO:0005739 - mitochondrion [Evidence IDA] [PMID 16823961]; GO_function: GO:0004045 - aminoacyl-tRNA hydrolase activity [Evidence IEA,IEA]; GO_function: GO:0004045 - aminoacyl-tRNA hydrolase activity [Evidence IGI] [PMID 12475929]; GO_function: GO:0004045 - aminoacyl-tRNA hydrolase activity [Evidence IDA] [PMID 12799450]; GO_function: GO:0016787 - hydrolase activity [Evidence IEA]; GO_process: GO:0032543 - mitochondrial translation [Evidence IMP] [PMID 12799450]), translated as MNTSGRAVKAATRWFHNEHKIYQGSDSSLIPKFLIFHDDLDIGLGEVKLKQPSRASRGHNGLKSISEVLQEDYPRLRVGIGRPGKSKDTKVISDYVLGRFKPSEEDVLANQSVPQTLELIDAILSSGVIYQENDRSNEL; from the coding sequence ATGAATACTTCGGGTAGGGCAGTAAAAGCGGCAACTAGATGGTTTCACAATGAACATAAGATCTATCAAGGAAGTGACTCATCTTTGATACCAAAGtttcttatttttcatgATGACCTAGATATCGGTCTCGGTGAGGTGAAATTGAAGCAGCCATCTAGAGCCAGTCGGGGTCATAACGGTCTCAAGAGTATTTCTGAAGTCCTGCAAGAAGATTACCCTCGATTGAGAGTAGGAATTGGGCGCCCTGGTAAAAGTAAGGATACGAAAGTGATTTCTGACTACGTTCTAGGAAGATTCAAACCAAGTGAAGAGGATGTACTTGCCAATCAGTCTGTGCCACAGACTTTAGAGTTAATAGACGCGATTCTCAGTAGTGGGGTTATctaccaagaaaatgatAGAAGTAACGAATTATGA